One stretch of Chloroflexota bacterium DNA includes these proteins:
- a CDS encoding hemolysin family protein, which translates to MENNVLIPLVIWLVTLPLSAAVILYRHALTRVESRNGAANGEHTGLSRSALQALMRKPMETAFTLLMVCVALHGIGIVALTAYLLARDPNTWLFVLSLLGGLGIALLLPLAFYPVLRGRWQRMALAGAPVGVVVAVVCGPVTVPLYRLLQSIVGRPETLPQITSELAARFDRVFIPLRKEVNPPDEREMAMIHAILSLEETAVRDIMVPRPDLVAIDVKAPITEALALMREAGHSRIPAHDNGIDHVQGILHARDLLRYAETPNGAALRDYLRPALFVPEGKRVDELLVEFQRRRGHMAVVVDEYGGTVGLVTLEDILEEIVGDIVDEFNQEEQEVEVISNDEVVLDARVNLSFLKEHFSVDLEGDGFDTMGGLVYNKLGKIPSQGDQVVAGGLRVEVLSTSGRRITRVRVQRQ; encoded by the coding sequence TTGGAAAACAACGTCCTCATCCCCCTGGTCATCTGGCTGGTCACCCTGCCGCTCTCCGCGGCGGTGATCCTGTACCGGCATGCGCTGACGCGGGTGGAGTCCCGCAACGGCGCGGCAAACGGTGAGCACACCGGCCTGTCGCGGAGCGCATTGCAGGCCCTGATGCGGAAGCCGATGGAGACTGCATTTACGCTCTTGATGGTCTGTGTGGCGCTCCACGGCATCGGCATTGTGGCTCTGACGGCGTACCTGCTGGCCCGGGACCCAAACACGTGGCTCTTTGTGCTCTCGCTGCTGGGCGGGCTCGGCATCGCGCTGCTGCTCCCGCTGGCCTTCTACCCCGTGCTCAGGGGCCGCTGGCAGCGCATGGCGTTGGCCGGTGCGCCCGTCGGCGTCGTCGTGGCGGTCGTCTGTGGGCCGGTCACCGTCCCCCTCTACCGGCTGCTGCAGTCGATCGTCGGCCGCCCCGAGACACTGCCGCAGATCACGTCCGAGCTGGCGGCACGCTTTGACCGGGTCTTCATCCCGCTGCGCAAGGAGGTGAACCCTCCCGACGAGCGCGAAATGGCGATGATCCACGCGATCCTGAGCCTTGAGGAAACGGCCGTACGCGACATCATGGTGCCGCGGCCCGACCTGGTGGCCATCGACGTCAAGGCGCCCATCACGGAGGCGCTTGCGCTGATGCGGGAGGCGGGCCACAGCCGCATCCCGGCCCACGACAACGGCATTGACCACGTCCAGGGCATCCTGCACGCCCGTGACCTGCTGCGGTACGCCGAGACCCCCAACGGCGCGGCGCTCCGGGACTACCTGCGGCCCGCCCTCTTTGTGCCGGAGGGGAAGCGCGTCGACGAGCTGCTGGTGGAGTTCCAGCGGCGCCGCGGCCACATGGCCGTCGTCGTGGACGAGTACGGCGGCACCGTCGGCCTCGTCACGCTGGAGGACATCCTGGAGGAAATCGTCGGCGACATCGTCGACGAGTTCAACCAGGAGGAGCAGGAGGTCGAGGTCATCAGCAACGATGAGGTGGTGCTGGACGCGCGGGTGAACCTGAGCTTCCTGAAGGAGCACTTCTCCGTAGACCTGGAGGGCGACGGCTTCGACACTATGGGCGGGCTCGTCTACAACAAGCTCGGCAAGATCCCCAGCCAGGGCGACCAGGTCGTCGCCGGCGGC